One Halovivax ruber XH-70 genomic region harbors:
- a CDS encoding PQQ-binding-like beta-propeller repeat protein, producing MADTPLFRSRSTDDTAATNDDPATSRSDRPRTPESEAKPIARRTLLRTGAITGVAVAGLGGVGAASAEGANGGTVVWTYGDEAVDCSPPPATFEAPLTVVDGRVYAGTTCTHVRVIDATTGDEVETIYTNATTNRAPNVVDDIVTVAPNNQELMAYDLQAVDARSQRIWEADVGGSVTTRVSAPTVADGTAYTTNHDGPPYLHATNLWTGESRWTYDEHELGESPVVVDGRVYAAGRDGVLVSVDTDGDEEWTYDVGAPVEAAPTVADGIVYVGAIDGSLHAVDAASGEEEWRFDTDGDGTSTPTVADGVVYVGSHDDHLYAIDATSGDREWRYDTGGRIGAATVASGRVFVSSRGARVFALDAASGEEAWQVRDDDLDHGLHPDMTAPTVVDGIVYVASTDGQDGRVHAIDAGVSGSSEDSRVMLGTSGHHDAWAEAAAVGTRPEANGDGEAGTGDTSGTDTPSSGSDGRADGADDDDGLPGPGILGAIASIGGAAYLLAGRAADRGEKAE from the coding sequence ATGGCTGATACACCACTATTTCGAAGCCGATCGACGGACGACACCGCCGCCACGAACGACGATCCCGCTACGAGCCGGTCGGATCGCCCGCGGACACCCGAGAGCGAGGCGAAACCTATCGCCCGACGGACGCTGCTTCGAACGGGGGCGATCACTGGCGTCGCCGTCGCGGGGCTGGGCGGCGTCGGCGCCGCGAGCGCCGAGGGCGCAAACGGTGGCACCGTCGTCTGGACGTACGGCGACGAAGCGGTCGACTGTAGCCCGCCTCCGGCGACGTTCGAGGCGCCACTGACGGTCGTCGACGGGCGCGTCTACGCGGGAACGACCTGCACGCACGTGCGTGTCATCGACGCCACGACCGGCGACGAAGTGGAGACGATTTACACGAATGCGACGACGAACCGAGCGCCGAACGTCGTCGACGATATCGTCACCGTCGCGCCGAACAACCAGGAACTCATGGCCTACGATCTGCAAGCGGTTGACGCGCGGAGTCAGCGGATCTGGGAGGCCGACGTCGGCGGCTCGGTCACCACCCGCGTGAGCGCCCCGACGGTCGCGGACGGAACGGCGTACACGACCAACCACGACGGGCCGCCGTACCTCCACGCGACGAATCTCTGGACCGGCGAGAGTCGCTGGACGTACGACGAGCACGAGCTCGGTGAAAGTCCGGTCGTCGTCGATGGCCGGGTCTACGCCGCCGGCCGCGATGGCGTGCTGGTTTCGGTCGATACCGACGGCGACGAGGAGTGGACGTACGACGTCGGCGCGCCGGTCGAGGCCGCCCCGACAGTCGCCGACGGAATCGTCTACGTCGGGGCCATCGACGGCTCGCTGCACGCCGTCGACGCGGCGAGCGGCGAGGAGGAGTGGCGGTTCGATACGGACGGCGACGGTACATCGACGCCGACGGTCGCTGATGGCGTCGTCTACGTTGGGAGCCACGACGACCACCTCTACGCGATCGACGCGACGAGCGGCGACCGGGAGTGGCGATACGACACCGGCGGCCGGATCGGCGCCGCGACGGTCGCCAGCGGCCGCGTCTTCGTGAGTAGCAGGGGCGCCCGAGTGTTCGCTCTGGATGCGGCGAGCGGCGAGGAAGCGTGGCAGGTCCGGGACGACGATCTCGATCACGGGCTCCACCCCGACATGACGGCACCGACCGTCGTCGACGGGATCGTTTACGTCGCCAGCACCGATGGACAGGACGGCCGGGTCCACGCGATCGACGCCGGCGTGTCGGGCTCGAGCGAGGACTCCCGAGTGATGCTCGGGACGTCGGGTCATCACGACGCGTGGGCCGAAGCGGCCGCGGTGGGGACCAGACCCGAAGCGAACGGGGACGGGGAAGCGGGTACCGGCGATACGAGCGGCACCGATACCCCCTCTTCCGGGAGCGATGGCAGGGCCGACGGAGCGGACGATGACGACGGGCTCCCGGGTCCCGGAATCCTCGGCGCGATTGCGAGTATCGGGGGCGCCGCTTACCTGCTGGCGGGACGAGCGGCAGATCGGGGAGAAAAGGCGGAGTGA
- a CDS encoding right-handed parallel beta-helix repeat-containing protein, with protein sequence MFGSTPRCEGGPSTSRRRLRLLGVLLVGTLVLVGGIGGATIGDGAALDGLATDDGSPTPAHSGDSTTVYGTCETTVTDGSSVQDAVNDSSPGETICVEAGEYAESVTIDVEGLSLVAADPVDPPILNGSSLEEGTNGFSVDGANDVTVSGFEVREFAGNGVHAIESDGLEVTDAAVLDNDLVGVLVNGSAGATVRGINATNNGWADDVPGIRLYESPNALVENNTANSNARQGINVWEHSDGAVVRNNTANDNDRSGIYVQDADDAVIEDNTANSNGLRAVHLEAINVTSIQNTTVRNTVGVSNTQSGILVQGADGTLLEGNTLEDNALGYDEESHGIYVTDSSDVVVIENEVTETHTTGNYFHDESGVGVFVENSPDPRIESNVVDANRRTGIQIHESARAHVEANALDDNNIDHDEPLDSGITLSGSPNSTVVGNVVERHASAMRIGSNETLVEANTVRDNDDGINVISTETGVTVRDNLVEENVGSDAGDGRGISVFGVSDVLVENNTVRANTLGISASTSGDPITNVTVRENTVSNHEEFDTGLTHQANGIALGSVVGATVADNVVTDSDREGIRLRDDVDEIAVANNSVTGHDVDLGIEGVTNATIVENTFASGLVLYGDDIDEPELDHFDHQISDNTVGGDPLYYAVGEDGGSVEGSYGQIVLIDTTDVTVDDHAFYGPAVGVQVALSDGVAVTNTTVYGGANGIIGTNATGLTVTDSAVVGSGDGISLHGDASGTTVLGSTVSTTDRGIFVAETTEDVTVSQSAFRDNEIGLESDVYDQAHNASATDNWWGDETGPSGDRTDPVTGVTADGSGDEIATPVNYENVAFDPWEPDAPGTFFGVEIDVYNSLYGEEGDTLEVNVTVTNHGDEAGTQTLALFDPAWTALDEKAVTLDAGESTDVALYWETQIGDADTEELFAASEDSMDGADWVWLDPAPGGFDVAIDSTNAPVTEGDPLDVQVTVENTGGEESTQTIELERFDGPVVDSTEVTLGALSSEQLTLTWETEAGDAGDGEVTVLSEDDSVSEAVSIDEPETTGTVAGTVVDGETGDPIEGVWVALNTGSENVDSTTTDADGTYELSAESGTYDVIAAVEYYDPHTEPAVEIPVGETVSQDFELFPTDSSGTLAGTVTDAADGDPIEAATVELLDGDGEVLETATTDDSGAYELSHSPGTYDVRFGAATYEFLTVETVEIESDAGTEESVALDRETIGARFSIAITDVTDPVFVGEPLAIEAAVENTGDEQGTQSIELHAGGDVLEATTVTLGPEESTSVSLEWVPDSADVGVHDVSVWSEDDVDHASAEVLPEGAGYVVGASLDVYDGDESVLEQVSIDAAVDGDDVSLRLVSDDSEPTDDPSDAIAAERDLSSVGVDPGSTWFEIEVQLENVEPDALGGTAELEEWWTESNADGTTNVTVRATTLGTEVLIDCDTYDEADDCEPPLEAWPDPESAATHSLQSTVDLTLSDLSALAEGDATAGAQVITDAQRFGFDEADGERLTVDLGAPARGVDDQPNEGIFVGTVPDGLLDAWGVETTDEIAVEYGDDPVDSTVTETADGYRVDVDLTHGDGPITIRPDVDEPATFEVSVQSTSDPVPEGATIIVDAIVENVGDETGSEMVQLTHPAQGLLYEVPVVDLEPGETRLLEFQWWTEEGDVGTHDLSVVTDSHTAETTVEVEELGLGVSVFPEPATENTPIIFQTTYADDPVWDFDDGATALGSKVYHSFEDAGTYDVTLTDGETTETVAVEITEPEMTIVQLDPVYGGQPLQGVPWEETFQAGVFSDESVEQVTFELDGETIVRDGSTGAYAATFDLGELDDDAELTITAEDQFGATTEATRMVRVTDAPEWIQWIIDGDGDVVVDREAGTIEARHTPVDVEQELGIEGVPVLPDVDLQSFELSADAIAAYTADPVGADVEGDGTLGATLLGQGIGGEIDADGTVDSTLSLETATIAASASRTGIEGPTVFGGAVEGQEDNQLEDVIVPWTIDPSVEFEGHFGEDFSFEEGTVQSGTDITILHAAELFGCGVFAEGGGGMTASFDVGPETDLNPGGSLSVDGEIVLDCYYEFEFELGPFEGDVGSGGLGLQATGAHPGPVTVSPPSADGPNPLPGVPTVDDELGGGDVDAAALATDVETTDADGTDFDRLTDRPFEDTQPAIETVGDELIVVYSAQNESKAATDGRDLRVRTHNLTTGTWSAAADVTDDDATDETPALAASQDGTAVVWSTLEDAPPIEAVETPADLFGHYEIAVAIDDGAGWSEPDQLTVSERRQHSPSIVAIDGGWLVAWTSTAADGSDSNVRYTVLDDEGERETIETIENASHPAVGTDGGGATLAYAAVDDAGNETVVTAHVDGEGLVESHRHATNNVVAVTTADGRTVWANASRSNVRVFDADGEGSPTELAFEDELVNVDELELDAHEDDAVLTYRARFDGGSTVDLGYRLDRGDGWIADHAYAELADENLTAWHADVAVGESTDAFYSTFAVQELDRSAVNDVFVTERAFAPAYAIEATASAASAGDESTIAYDLRNVGDRPSTGDVTVVIENETDVVEVPIDTPLEPGVTESGEIDAIVDASGTFDVSVAIDDGDATNGVADTADTLGDASTSETADETTVVAATPRLSVDSVDSSMIDGGDGNVILVEAVIDNAGGATAVDVPIAFDDGTEALETVDLGAIEHGENATATITVDPDAIDTSVADSVSIGTGQSIDESAVANGARPTWFVQPDLDVAGVEYLDVGGDQVAEVLIANRGFASANTTVTVTDEAGDVVGNATRFVAEATLEEPAFETVDVPLEGVAEGAAITVVADTTIPDADPSTTGLTDEVGPFADVSRPSFAVDIHADETVGPNDELAVTLDVANPGYRSDTQPITLLVDGAELETRTVALDRGEKRTETFAVEPVAGAETIDLLVESLTPQDAKTVTVDGDDPSPPPALPPVPSPDPASFTAVDLDVPSSVDAGDSVTVSTTVENVGEETGTATLALSVDGEVVSEEPITLDGGGSITSTFELSTASLDPGSIEIAVAIDGSSSSTTLEIVDEADSAGGPSDDPAETPAPSEDESDDPAADAPGDDADDSIPGFGVEVGLIALLLVTAARMKRRSGTTWLSDGARRLRSGCRFDRNRSDANGDDSPPAASRVNRREPSAADRPTNRRRWLRLCAGVGVVGTAGCLGDDDSGGDGNDGSTGPDGGPGGVSDDDASGGESIELGPEDGWSEPHGDVEVPDQPGTAILQVGGERVELTGIGYAGEEPGVTGTTGAEQFEADGTFMGGAFQGSEIQVAVTRMIGYEDTSGTWAASDSISFARGGVRLGNVIYRLYEDGRLADSELAGDIPGRRFVDESFVRISPDGVLTAVETIESHEDESLDGQFAFGARLQDGWNQR encoded by the coding sequence GTGCCGTCGTCCGGAACAACACGGCGAACGACAACGATCGCAGCGGGATCTACGTCCAGGACGCCGACGACGCCGTCATCGAGGATAATACGGCCAATTCCAACGGACTTCGAGCGGTTCACCTGGAGGCGATCAACGTTACGTCGATCCAGAACACCACCGTTCGCAACACCGTCGGCGTCTCGAACACTCAGAGCGGCATCCTCGTTCAGGGGGCCGACGGCACCCTTCTCGAGGGGAACACACTGGAGGACAACGCGCTCGGGTACGACGAGGAATCTCACGGCATCTACGTCACCGATTCGAGCGACGTCGTCGTCATCGAGAACGAGGTCACCGAAACGCACACGACGGGGAACTATTTCCACGACGAGTCCGGGGTGGGCGTGTTCGTCGAGAACTCTCCCGACCCACGAATCGAGTCCAACGTCGTCGACGCCAATCGGCGGACCGGAATCCAGATTCACGAATCGGCGCGGGCTCACGTCGAGGCAAACGCCCTGGACGACAACAACATCGACCACGACGAGCCGCTCGACTCCGGTATCACCCTCAGCGGCTCGCCGAACAGCACCGTCGTCGGCAACGTGGTCGAGCGTCACGCGAGCGCGATGCGAATCGGCTCGAACGAGACCCTCGTCGAAGCGAACACCGTCCGGGACAACGACGACGGTATCAACGTCATCTCGACCGAGACGGGCGTCACGGTCAGGGACAACCTCGTCGAGGAGAACGTCGGTTCGGATGCGGGCGATGGTCGCGGCATCAGCGTCTTCGGAGTGAGCGACGTGCTCGTCGAGAACAACACAGTGAGAGCGAACACGCTTGGAATCAGCGCGTCGACGAGCGGTGACCCGATTACGAACGTCACCGTCCGAGAGAACACGGTAAGCAATCACGAGGAGTTCGATACCGGACTGACGCACCAGGCCAACGGCATCGCGCTCGGAAGCGTCGTCGGCGCGACCGTCGCGGATAACGTCGTCACCGACAGCGACCGGGAGGGAATCAGGCTCCGGGACGACGTCGACGAGATCGCCGTGGCGAACAACTCCGTCACCGGACACGACGTCGACCTCGGAATCGAGGGCGTAACGAACGCGACCATCGTCGAGAACACCTTCGCGTCCGGGCTGGTGCTCTACGGTGACGACATCGATGAACCCGAACTCGACCACTTCGATCACCAGATTTCGGACAACACGGTCGGCGGCGACCCATTGTACTACGCCGTCGGCGAAGACGGCGGATCGGTCGAGGGGAGTTACGGCCAGATTGTCCTGATCGACACGACCGACGTGACCGTCGACGATCACGCGTTCTACGGCCCGGCGGTCGGCGTGCAGGTCGCGCTGAGCGACGGCGTGGCGGTGACGAACACGACCGTCTACGGTGGTGCCAACGGCATTATCGGAACGAACGCGACGGGGTTGACCGTGACCGACAGCGCGGTCGTCGGCTCGGGCGACGGTATCTCGCTGCACGGCGACGCGAGCGGAACGACCGTCCTCGGGAGCACCGTCTCGACGACCGACCGCGGAATCTTCGTCGCGGAGACTACCGAGGACGTGACGGTATCTCAGAGCGCCTTCCGTGACAACGAGATCGGTCTCGAATCGGACGTATACGATCAGGCACACAACGCGAGCGCGACTGACAACTGGTGGGGCGACGAGACGGGGCCGAGCGGCGACCGTACCGACCCAGTTACCGGTGTGACGGCCGATGGATCGGGAGACGAAATTGCCACGCCGGTCAACTACGAGAACGTCGCCTTCGACCCGTGGGAGCCGGACGCCCCGGGCACGTTCTTCGGCGTCGAGATTGACGTCTACAACAGTCTCTACGGCGAGGAAGGTGACACGCTCGAAGTGAACGTGACGGTGACCAACCACGGTGACGAAGCGGGCACGCAGACGCTCGCACTCTTCGATCCGGCGTGGACCGCGCTCGACGAGAAAGCGGTTACACTCGACGCCGGAGAGTCGACCGACGTTGCGCTCTACTGGGAGACCCAGATCGGGGATGCAGACACCGAGGAACTCTTCGCCGCGAGCGAGGACTCGATGGATGGCGCCGACTGGGTCTGGCTCGATCCTGCACCCGGCGGATTCGACGTCGCGATCGATTCGACGAACGCACCGGTAACGGAAGGTGACCCACTCGACGTCCAGGTGACCGTCGAGAACACCGGCGGCGAGGAGTCTACCCAGACGATCGAACTCGAACGGTTCGACGGCCCCGTGGTCGATTCGACCGAGGTGACTCTCGGTGCGCTGAGCTCCGAGCAGCTCACGCTCACCTGGGAGACCGAGGCGGGTGATGCGGGCGACGGCGAGGTGACGGTCCTGAGCGAAGACGATTCGGTGAGTGAAGCGGTCAGTATCGATGAGCCCGAGACGACCGGAACGGTCGCCGGCACCGTCGTCGACGGGGAGACTGGCGATCCGATCGAGGGCGTCTGGGTGGCACTCAACACTGGCAGTGAGAATGTGGACTCGACGACGACCGACGCCGATGGCACGTACGAACTCTCGGCCGAATCAGGCACCTACGACGTCATCGCCGCCGTCGAATACTACGACCCTCACACCGAACCGGCCGTCGAGATACCTGTCGGTGAGACCGTATCTCAGGATTTCGAGCTGTTCCCGACCGACAGTTCCGGAACGCTCGCTGGCACCGTCACCGACGCCGCCGATGGCGACCCGATCGAGGCGGCGACCGTCGAACTCCTCGACGGCGACGGCGAGGTGCTCGAAACGGCCACGACCGACGACAGTGGCGCCTACGAACTCAGCCATAGCCCTGGCACGTACGACGTCCGGTTCGGCGCCGCCACGTACGAATTCCTGACGGTCGAGACCGTCGAAATCGAATCCGACGCTGGTACCGAGGAGAGCGTTGCACTCGATCGGGAGACGATCGGCGCGCGCTTCTCGATCGCCATCACGGACGTGACCGACCCCGTCTTCGTCGGCGAACCGCTGGCGATCGAGGCCGCGGTCGAGAACACCGGCGACGAGCAAGGTACCCAATCGATCGAACTGCACGCAGGCGGCGACGTTCTCGAAGCAACGACCGTGACACTTGGCCCCGAGGAATCGACATCTGTCTCGCTCGAGTGGGTGCCCGACTCGGCCGACGTCGGCGTCCACGACGTCTCGGTCTGGAGCGAGGACGACGTCGACCACGCCTCCGCCGAGGTGCTTCCCGAGGGCGCCGGCTACGTGGTCGGGGCCTCGCTCGATGTCTACGATGGCGACGAGTCGGTCCTCGAGCAGGTATCGATCGATGCCGCCGTCGACGGTGACGACGTCTCACTCCGGCTGGTCTCGGACGATTCCGAGCCGACCGACGATCCATCTGACGCGATCGCGGCCGAACGTGATCTCTCGTCAGTCGGCGTCGATCCCGGAAGCACCTGGTTCGAGATCGAGGTCCAGCTCGAGAACGTCGAGCCCGACGCGCTCGGTGGCACGGCCGAACTCGAGGAGTGGTGGACCGAGTCGAACGCCGACGGGACGACCAACGTTACCGTCCGGGCGACGACGCTCGGGACGGAGGTCCTGATCGACTGTGATACCTACGACGAGGCCGACGACTGCGAACCGCCGCTCGAGGCGTGGCCCGATCCCGAGTCGGCCGCGACGCACTCACTCCAGTCGACCGTCGACCTCACGCTGAGCGACCTGTCGGCGCTCGCCGAGGGTGATGCAACGGCTGGGGCGCAGGTGATCACCGACGCACAACGGTTCGGATTCGACGAGGCGGACGGGGAGCGACTCACCGTCGACCTCGGGGCCCCGGCCCGCGGCGTCGACGACCAGCCGAACGAGGGCATCTTCGTCGGGACGGTCCCAGACGGCCTGTTAGACGCCTGGGGCGTCGAGACGACGGACGAAATCGCCGTCGAGTACGGCGACGACCCCGTCGATTCGACCGTCACCGAGACCGCCGACGGCTATCGGGTCGATGTCGACCTCACGCACGGGGACGGCCCGATCACGATTCGTCCGGACGTCGACGAACCGGCGACGTTCGAGGTGTCGGTCCAATCGACGAGCGACCCCGTTCCCGAAGGGGCGACGATCATCGTCGACGCGATCGTCGAGAACGTCGGCGACGAGACGGGCTCCGAGATGGTCCAGCTGACACACCCAGCGCAGGGGCTCCTCTACGAGGTTCCGGTCGTCGATCTCGAACCGGGCGAGACGCGACTCCTCGAGTTCCAGTGGTGGACCGAGGAGGGAGACGTCGGGACGCACGACCTCTCGGTCGTCACCGACAGCCACACGGCCGAGACGACAGTCGAGGTCGAGGAACTCGGACTGGGCGTTTCGGTGTTCCCCGAACCGGCGACCGAGAACACGCCGATCATCTTTCAGACGACGTACGCGGACGATCCCGTCTGGGACTTCGACGACGGCGCGACAGCGTTGGGTTCGAAGGTGTATCACTCCTTCGAGGACGCCGGCACGTACGACGTGACGCTCACGGACGGCGAGACCACCGAGACCGTCGCGGTCGAGATCACCGAGCCCGAGATGACGATCGTCCAGCTGGACCCCGTCTACGGTGGCCAGCCGCTGCAGGGAGTCCCGTGGGAAGAAACCTTCCAGGCGGGCGTCTTTTCCGACGAATCGGTCGAGCAGGTCACCTTCGAACTCGACGGGGAGACGATCGTTCGTGACGGTTCGACGGGAGCCTACGCCGCGACGTTCGACCTGGGCGAACTCGACGACGACGCCGAACTGACGATCACCGCCGAAGATCAGTTCGGGGCAACGACCGAGGCGACCCGCATGGTTCGGGTCACCGACGCGCCAGAGTGGATCCAGTGGATTATCGACGGTGACGGCGACGTCGTCGTCGACCGGGAGGCCGGCACGATCGAGGCGCGGCACACGCCCGTCGACGTCGAGCAGGAGCTCGGCATCGAGGGAGTCCCGGTGCTCCCCGACGTCGACCTCCAGTCGTTCGAACTCTCTGCCGACGCCATCGCGGCGTACACGGCCGACCCGGTCGGCGCGGACGTCGAGGGCGACGGCACCCTCGGCGCCACCCTCCTCGGACAGGGGATCGGCGGCGAGATCGATGCCGACGGAACCGTCGACTCGACGCTCTCACTCGAAACGGCGACGATCGCCGCCTCGGCGTCCAGAACGGGGATCGAAGGCCCGACCGTCTTCGGCGGTGCCGTCGAGGGCCAGGAGGACAACCAACTGGAGGACGTCATCGTCCCCTGGACGATCGATCCGAGCGTCGAGTTCGAGGGCCACTTCGGTGAGGACTTCTCGTTCGAAGAGGGAACCGTCCAGTCCGGCACCGACATCACCATTCTGCACGCGGCCGAACTCTTCGGCTGTGGGGTCTTCGCCGAGGGCGGCGGCGGGATGACGGCCTCGTTCGACGTCGGTCCGGAGACGGACCTGAATCCCGGCGGCTCGCTCTCGGTCGACGGCGAAATCGTCCTGGATTGTTACTACGAGTTCGAGTTCGAACTCGGCCCCTTCGAAGGAGACGTCGGAAGCGGTGGGCTCGGTCTCCAGGCGACTGGCGCACACCCAGGACCCGTCACGGTTAGCCCGCCGTCGGCAGACGGACCGAACCCGTTGCCTGGCGTTCCCACTGTTGACGACGAGTTGGGCGGGGGTGACGTCGACGCGGCCGCTCTCGCGACCGACGTCGAGACGACCGATGCCGACGGGACCGACTTCGACCGACTGACCGATCGGCCGTTCGAGGACACGCAGCCAGCGATCGAGACCGTCGGCGACGAACTGATCGTCGTCTACAGCGCGCAGAACGAGTCCAAAGCCGCCACGGACGGCCGAGACCTTCGCGTCCGGACGCACAACCTCACGACCGGCACGTGGTCGGCCGCCGCGGACGTGACCGACGACGACGCGACCGACGAAACGCCCGCACTCGCGGCGAGCCAAGACGGGACCGCCGTCGTCTGGTCGACGCTCGAAGACGCCCCGCCGATCGAGGCGGTGGAGACGCCCGCCGATCTCTTCGGTCACTACGAGATTGCCGTCGCTATCGACGACGGTGCTGGCTGGAGTGAACCCGATCAGCTCACCGTGAGCGAGCGGCGACAGCACAGTCCGTCCATCGTGGCGATCGACGGTGGCTGGCTGGTCGCCTGGACATCGACCGCGGCGGACGGCTCCGATTCGAACGTCCGTTACACGGTTCTGGACGATGAGGGCGAACGCGAGACGATCGAAACGATCGAGAACGCGTCTCATCCCGCCGTCGGCACAGATGGAGGCGGCGCCACACTCGCCTACGCGGCCGTCGACGACGCTGGTAACGAGACGGTCGTTACCGCACACGTCGACGGCGAGGGACTCGTCGAATCTCACCGCCACGCGACGAATAACGTGGTCGCGGTGACGACCGCCGACGGCCGTACTGTCTGGGCAAACGCCAGTAGGAGTAACGTGCGCGTCTTCGACGCCGACGGCGAGGGTAGCCCCACCGAACTGGCGTTCGAAGATGAACTCGTAAACGTCGACGAACTCGAACTCGACGCACACGAGGACGACGCCGTACTCACCTACCGCGCTCGCTTCGACGGGGGATCGACGGTCGATCTCGGCTACCGCCTCGACCGCGGCGACGGGTGGATCGCCGACCACGCGTACGCGGAACTAGCCGACGAGAACCTGACCGCCTGGCACGCGGACGTGGCTGTCGGTGAGAGCACCGACGCGTTCTACTCGACGTTCGCCGTGCAGGAACTCGACCGGTCGGCCGTCAACGACGTGTTCGTCACCGAACGCGCGTTCGCCCCGGCGTACGCGATCGAGGCGACCGCGTCAGCGGCGTCCGCCGGCGACGAGTCGACGATCGCCTACGACCTCCGGAACGTAGGCGACCGGCCGTCCACCGGTGACGTGACCGTCGTCATCGAGAACGAGACCGACGTCGTGGAGGTGCCGATCGACACGCCCCTCGAACCGGGAGTCACGGAGTCCGGGGAGATCGACGCGATCGTCGACGCGAGCGGGACGTTCGACGTTTCGGTCGCCATCGACGACGGTGACGCCACGAACGGTGTGGCTGATACAGCCGACACCCTCGGCGACGCATCGACATCGGAAACAGCGGACGAGACGACCGTCGTCGCCGCGACGCCGCGCCTGTCGGTCGACTCGGTCGACTCGTCGATGATCGACGGCGGTGACGGAAACGTGATCCTGGTCGAAGCCGTGATCGACAACGCCGGCGGCGCCACGGCGGTCGACGTCCCGATCGCGTTCGACGACGGAACGGAGGCGCTCGAGACCGTCGACCTCGGCGCGATCGAACACGGTGAGAACGCGACCGCGACGATCACCGTAGACCCTGATGCGATCGACACCTCGGTCGCCGACAGTGTCTCGATCGGAACGGGCCAGTCGATCGACGAGTCCGCCGTGGCCAACGGCGCCCGTCCGACCTGGTTCGTCCAACCGGATCTGGACGTTGCCGGAGTCGAGTACCTTGACGTCGGGGGAGACCAGGTTGCGGAGGTGCTGATCGCCAACCGCGGGTTCGCGTCGGCGAATACGACCGTCACCGTCACGGACGAAGCCGGTGACGTTGTCGGTAACGCGACTCGATTCGTCGCGGAAGCGACGCTCGAGGAACCCGCCTTCGAGACCGTCGACGTCCCGCTCGAGGGAGTGGCCGAGGGAGCGGCGATTACCGTGGTCGCAGATACGACGATACCGGACGCCGATCCGTCGACGACGGGACTGACCGACGAGGTCGGTCCGTTCGCCGACGTCTCCCGTCCGTCGTTCGCGGTCGACATACACGCCGACGAGACTGTCGGTCCGAACGACGAACTGGCCGTCACGCTCGACGTTGCGAACCCAGGATATCGGTCCGATACACAGCCGATCACGTTGTTGGTCGACGGCGCGGAACTGGAGACTCGAACGGTCGCGCTCGATCGTGGCGAAAAACGGACGGAAACGTTCGCCGTCGAACCGGTCGCGGGGGCCGAGACGATCGACCTCCTCGTCGAGAGCCTGACGCCACAGGACGCTAAAACGGTGACCGTCGACGGCGACGATCCGTCCCCGCCGCCCGCGCTTCCACCCGTCCCCTCGCCGGATCCCGCCTCGTTCACCGCCGTCGACCTCGACGTCCCATCGTCCGTCGACGCCGGCGATTCGGTCACCGTCTCGACGACCGTCGAGAACGTCGGCGAGGAGACTGGTACCGCGACACTTGCGCTCTCCGTCGACGGCGAGGTCGTGTCCGAGGAACCGATCACCCTCGACGGCGGTGGATCGATCACGAGTACGTTCGAGCTGTCGACCGCCTCCCTGGACCCGGGATCGATCGAAATTGCGGTGGCGATCGACGGCTCGTCGAGTTCGACAACACTGGAGATCGTCGACGAAGCCGATTCGGCCGGTGGCCCGTCCGACGATCCCGCCGAAACGCCGGCACCGAGCGAGGACGAGTCGGACGACCCTGCAGCTGATGCGCCCGGAGACGATGCGGACGATTCCATCCCCGGCTTCGGCGTCGAAGTCGGCTTGATCGCGCTCCTCCTCGTCACCGCCGCCCGCATGAAACGACGGTCGGGGACGACGTGGCTGTCTGACGGCGCGCGTCGCCTCCGTTCGGGATGCCGATTCGACCGAAATCGCTCCGACGCGAACGGCGACGATTCCCCGCCGGCGGCGTCGCGAGTCAACCGTCGCGAACCATCGGCGGCCGATCGTCCGACGAACCGTCGCCGATGGCTTCGCCTGTGTGCCGGCGTTGGCGTCGTTGGCACGGCCGGCTGTCTCGGGGACGACGATTCGGGTGGTGACGGAAACGACGGGTCCACCGGGCCCGACGGTGGCCCCGGCGGGGTGAGTGACGATGACGCATCAGGGGGCGAATCCATCGAGCTCGGGCCCGAAGACGGCTGGTCGGAGCCCCACGGCGATGTCGAAGTCCCCGACCAGCCTGGGACGGCGATTCTCCAGGTCGGTGGCGAACGCGTCGAACTGACCGGCATCGGGTACGCCGGCGAGGAGCCCGGCGTGACCGGCACCACGGGCGCCGAACAGTTCGAGGCGGACGGCACGTTCATGGGTGGTGCGTTCCAGGGCTCGGAGATACAGGTCGCCGTCACGCGGATGATCGGGTACGAAGACACGTCCGGTACCTGGGCGGCGTCCGACTCGATTTCGTTCGCCCGCGGCGGCGTTCGGCTCGGCAACGTCATCTACCGCCTGTACGAGGATGGAAGACTCGCCGACTCGGAACTCGCAGGCGACATTCCCGGGCGGCGATTCGTCGACGAATCGTTCGTCCGAATCAGCCCTGACGGCGTACTCACCGCCGTCGAGACGATCGAGAGCCACGAGGACGAGTCGCTCGACGGCCAGTTTGCGTTCGGTGCGCGACTTCAAGACGGCTGGAATCAACGGTAA